Within Conexibacter woesei DSM 14684, the genomic segment GAAGCCGGCGGGCGACGGCACTGGCGAGCGGGCCTGTCGCCTATCCTGCCTCGCCTGAGTCATGGCCGTCACGAGTCGGGACATCGCACGTGAGATCGGGCTGTCGCAGTCGACCGTCTCGCGCGCGCTGCGGGGCGATCCGCGCGTCACCCCCGCGACGCGCGAACGGGTGCGCGAGGCGGCGGAACGACTCCGCTACGTCCCCGACGCCGCGGCGCGCACGCTCACGACCGGCCGCACGCAGATCGTCGGCGTCGTCGTCGCCGACATCACGAACCCGTTCTATCCGGAGATCGTCGAGGTCCTCCACGGCGAGCTGGGGCAGGAGGGCTACGCGACCGTGCTGCTCAACGAGCCGCGCGCCGACGACCTCGCCGGCCAGCTGCGCGGCCGCTCCGTCGACGGGCTGATCGTCGTCTCCGCGCTGCTCGACGAGCAGTTCGCGCGTCAGCTCTCGCGGCTCGGGATGCCGGTCGTGCTGCTCAACCGCGACGTCGACGACACCGCCGTCGACTGCGTCGTCTCCGACAACGTCGCCGGCGGCGCGCTCGCCGCAGACCACCTGCTCGCGCTCGGCCACCGCCGCATCGGCCTCGTCGCCGGCCCCGCCAACACCTCGACGGCGCGCGATCGCGAGCGCGGCATGCGCCAAGCGCTCGCGCAGCACGGCGTCCCGCTCGACGACAGCCTCCGCCGCAGCGGCTCGTTCTCGCACCACTCCGGCCATCAGGGCTGCCTCGAGCTGCTGCGCCTGCCGCAGCCGCCGACCGCGCTCGTCTGCGCGAGCGACGTCGTCGCCTTCGGGGCGCTCGACGCCGCGAAGCGGCTCGGCGTCGCGGTTCCCGAGCGCCTCGCGGTCGTCGGCTACGACGACGTCGCGATGGCCGGATGGGAGGCCTTCTCGCTGACGACGATCCGCCAGCCGATGGCGCAGATGGCGCGGCGTGCGGTGCAGCTGCTGATGGAGCGGCTGCGGCCGGGCACGAGCGGCGAGGAGCCGCAGCGCGAGGTCTTCCCGCCGCACCTCGTCAAGCGCGAGACGACCGCGCCGCCTGCCTGACGCGACGGCGAGCGCCTGCCCGCCACGTCCAGCTCCGGCCCGAGAGGTTTCAACTCAGAACATTTGCTATATAATCTACGCTAGAGGTTGTCTGGGCCGGCCGTGCTGCCGGCCATGGAGAGCGAGGGAGATGCGAATGCGAGACCTGCGGCCCAGCCGACGGGAGCTGCTGCAAGGAGGCGGGGCGGCGGTCGGCCTCCTCGGCCTCGGCGGAGTCCTCTCCGCGTGCGGTGGAGGCGAGTCGACGAGCAGAGCGGGATCGAGCCAGGCCGCCGCGACCGGCGAGCGCGGCGGCGAGATCACCTGGGGCCTCGCCGCCGATCCCGTCTTCATGGTCCCGTTCGGTGCGACGCTCGGCGCGACGCGCGAGGCGACCGAGCCGATCTACGAGTCGCTGCTGACGTGGGACCGCGACCTCAGAATCGTGCCGGCGCTCGCCGCGTCCTACAGCTCGCCGGACGACACGACGTACGAGTTCGTCCTGCGCGACGGCGCGAGATTCCACGACGGCAGACCGGTCCGTGCGAGCGACGTCGTGTACTCGATCGGCCTCCAGCGCAGACCGCCGCCGCCCGGCACGCCCGACATGGCCGTGCACGTGCCGGCGATCAAGGACGTCGTCGCCGTCGACGAGAGAACGGTCCGCATCAGCATGGACGGGCCGGACGCGCGCCTGCCCGGCTTCCTCGCCTGGGGCCGTCACTCCTCGATCGTGCCGGAGGGGATGTACGACGACATCGACCCGCGCACCGAGGCGAACGGGACCGGGCCGTTCAGACTCGTCGGCTACAAGCAGAACGACCGCGTCACGTTCGAGGCCAACAGGGACTACTGGCAGTCCTCGATGCCCGGCGTCGACAGAATGACGCTGCGCGTGATGACCGACGAGCAGGGTCGCCTCGCCGCGCTGCGCGCCGGCGATATCGACGGCTGCTCGGTCTCGCCCGACCTCTCCGAGGTGCTCGCCGCCGATCCGAACGTCGAGGTGCTGAAGGGCCTCGTCGCCGCGCACCGCGAGCTGCAGTTCACGATCAAGACCGGCGAGAGAAAGCCGTGGCACGACAAGCGCGTGCGACAGGCGATCAACCACGCGATCGACCGCCAGGACCTGATCGAGCGCGTCTACGCCGGCAGCGCCGAGTTCTCCGGCGTCGTCCCGCCCGGCTACGGCGACTGGCCGCTCGCCGACGAGGAGCTGCGCAGCGATCTGCTCGCGCACGACCCCGAGAGAGCGAGAGCGCTGCTCGCTGCCGCCGGCTTCGGCGACGGCTTCACGATCGAGCTGGAGGTCGCCTCGACGACGACCGACCTCGTCAAGACCGCCGAGATCCTGCAGCAGCAGCTCGCGGACGTCGGCGTCGAGCTGAAGATCCGGCCGATCGAGCTGGCCGCCTTCGCGAAGAACAACGGCGAGGGCAGATTCGACCTCCACCTCACCTACCGCGGGATGCGCGGTGACGTCGCCGGCTACGTCAGCGACTTCGATCCCTCGCAGCCGCTGTACAGAGACGTCTGGTTCCCCGGCGCGACCGACGTCGACCCCGAGCTCGGCAGGCTGATCAGACAGGGCGCGACGACGATCGCCGAGGCCGACCGGCGGCCGATCTACGAGCAGGTCCAGCGGCTCGCGCTGGCCGAGGCGCTGCACGTCCCGCTCTGCAACCCCTACAAGTTCCAGGCCGTCTCCAAGCGCGTCTCCGGGATGTACGTCGCCTACACCGACTTCAACCCCGGACTGGCGACCGCCCGCGTGACCGCGAGCTGACGTGGCGCGCTACCTCGCCAGCCGCGTCGCGCAGCTGGGGCTCACGCTCCTCGGCGTCTCGGTCGTGATCTTCCTGCTCGTGCGGCTGCTGCCGGGCGACGTGCTCGACGCCAGCTCGGGCGACACCGTCGCGGGGTCGAGCGAGGGGCGCGACGCGCTGCGCGAGGCGCTCGGTCTCGCCGACCCGCTGCCGGTCCAGTACTTCGACTGGATCAAGGGCCTCGTCACCGGCGACCTCGGCGTCTCGCTGCGCAGCGGCGAGCCGCTCGCCAACCTGCTCTCGACCGCGCTGCCGATGACGCTCGAGATCGTCCTGCTCGGCGTCGCGATAGCGCTGCTGGTCGGGATCCCGCTCGGCGTCCTGTCCGCCGTCCGCTCGGGCAGAGCGATCGACTACGTGGGCCGCGCGATCGGCATGATCGGCGTCTCGCTGCCGAGCTTCTGGCTCGCGACGCTGATGCTGCTGGTCACCTCCTCGGCGTTCGGCTGGGTGCCGTCGAGCACGTACATCAGCCCGTTCGAGGATCCGCTCGGGAACCTCGCCGCGCTGATCCTGCCGGCGCTCTGCATCTCGGTCTACATGCTCGCGCTCGTGATGCGGATGGTGCGCGCGACGATGCTCGAGGTGCTCGGCGAGGACTATGTGCGGACCGCCCGCGCGAAGGGCGCCGCGCCGCGCACCGTCGTCGTGCGACATGCGCTGCGCAACGCGCTGCTGCCGGTCATCACCGTCTCGGCGTTCGAGGTCGGCGTGCTGCTCGCGAGCACCGCGCTGATCGAGGTCGTGTTCGGGCTGCCGGGCCTCGGCAACCTGCTCGTGCAGGGGATCTTCAACCGCGATTACGCCGTGATCCAGACGGTCACGCTGCTGTTGGCGGCGACGTTCGTGCTGATGAACCTGATCGCCGACGTGCTCTACGCGCTGGTCGACCCGCGGGTGGAGCTGCGATGAGCGCGCCCGCCACCGTCGCCACCGCCGCCGAGGTCGAGGTCGGCGCGACCGGCGCGAGCGCCCGCCGGCGCGTCCGGCTCTCGCCGATGCTGCGCACCCCGATCGCGATCGCTGGCCTGTCGATCGTGCTGCTGACCGTGTTCGTCGCGGTCGCCGGACCGTGGATCTGGACGACCGATCCGTACGCCGCCGACGCCGCCCGTCTGCAGCCGCCGTCGTGGGCCCATCCGATGGGCACCGACGAGCTCGGCCGCGACACGCTCGCGCGCGTCATCTACGGCGCCCGCGTCTCGCTCGAGGTCGGCCTCTCGGCCGTCGGCGTCGCGGCGCTGCTGGGCTCGCTGATCGGCCTGGTCGCCGCCTTCTACGGACGCTGGGTCGACACCGCGCTGATGCGCTTCGTCGACGTCCTCTTCGCGCTCCCCGCGCTCGTCCTCGCGATCGTCGTCGCCGGCCTGCTCGGCCCCAGCCGCACGAACGCGATGCTGGCGATCGGGATCGCCTACGCGCCGGCGTTCGCGCGCGTCGTCCGCTCGGCCGCGCTGTCGGTCATGACGCAGCCGTACATCGAGGCCGCGAGAGCGCTCGGCACATCCAGCGCGACGACGATCCGCCGCCACCTGCTGCCGAACGTGATGGCGCCCCTCGTCGTGATGGCGAGCACCTACCTGGGGACGGCGATCCTCGCGGAGGCGTCGCTGAGCTTCCTCGGGCTCGGCACCCAGCCGCCGCAGCCGTCGTGGGGCGGGATGCTCAGCTCGGCGCGCACGTACATGCTCGTCTCCCCCTGGGTGGCGATCTTCCCCGGCCTCGCGATCATGGTCGTCGTCCTCGGGGTCAACCTCCTCGGCGACGCGCTGCGCGACGGCCTCGACCCGAAGCTGCGAGGGCGGAGATGACGGACGGAACGCTGCTGACCGTCGAGCGGCTCGACGTGCGCTTCCGCACCGCCGGCGGCTGGACGCAGGTCGTCGACGGCGTCGACCTGACCGTCGGCGCCGGCGAGACGCTGTGCGTCGTCGGCGAGTCGGGCTCCGGCAAGAGCGTCACCGCGCTCGCGCTGATGGGCCTGCTCGACGCGGGCGCCGCGCGCGTCGAGGGCCGGATCGACTTCGGCGGCCGCGACCTCGCCGCGCTCTCCGAGCGCGACTGGCAGCGCGTCCGCGGCAACGACGTCGCGATGATCTTCCAGGAGCCGATGAGCTCGCTGAACCCGGTGCTGCGGATCGGCGACCAGATCGCCGAGTCGGTGCTGCTGCACTCCGACGCGGACAAGGCCGCCGCCGACCGCCGCGCCGTCGAGCTGCTGAGGCTCGTCGGGATCCCGGCGCCGGAGCGGCGCGCGCGCGACTATCCCCACCAGCTGTCCGGCGGGATGCGCCAGCGCGTGATGATCGCGATCGCGCTGAGCTGCAGTCCGCGGCTGCTGATCGCCGACGAGCCGACGACCGCGCTCGACGTGACGATCCAGGCGCAGATCCTGGAGCTGATCGGCGAGCTGCGCGAGCGGCTGGAGATGGCGGTGCTGCTGATCACCCACGACCTCGGCGTCGTCGCCGAGACGGCCGATCGCGTCGCCGTCATGTACGCCGGCAAGATCGTCGAGCAGGGCGACGTCAAGGCCGTCTTCGAGGATCCGCAGCACCCGTACACCGCCGCGCTGCTGCGGGCGATCCCGGTGCTCGGCTCGACGTACGCCGAGCCGCTCTACGCGATCCCCGGGACGGTCCCGAGCCCCGGCGGCTGGCCGGACGGCTGCCGCTTCGCCGCCCGCTGCGAGCACGTCCACGCCGCGTGCGCGCAGGACCCGCCCGCGTTCGCGCGCGGCTCCCACTTCGCGCGCTGCTGGCTGCGCGACCCCGACGCCGAGGAGCGCAGATGAGCGACGTCCTGGTCCGTGCCCGCGACCTGCGGGTGCACTTCCCGCTCGGCGGCGGCGTGCTGTCGCGCTCCTCGGCGCAGGTGCGCGCGGTCGACGGCGTCGAGCTGGAGATCCGCCGCGGCGAGACGCTCGGACTCGTCGGCGAGTCCGGCTGCGGCAAGTCGACGCTCGGTCGTGCGCTCGTGCGGCTGGTGAGACCGACCGGCGGCAGCGTCGAGTTCGACGGCACCGACGTCGCGCGGCTGCCGCGTCGTGGCCGCGGGCGCGGCGACGGCAGCGGCCGCGACGGGCGCGGTGCGCTCGCGCGCGAGATGCAGATCGTCTTCCAGGATCCGGTCGGCTCGCTCAACCCGCGCATGAAGGTCGGCGCGATCGTCGCCGAGGGATTGGCGAGCAACCGCATCGGGACGCGCGCCTCGCGCCGCGAGCTGGTCGTCGAGATGCTGGAGCGGGTCGGCCTCGGCAGCGACGCCGTCGACCGCTATCCGCACGAGTTCTCCGGCGGCCAGCGGCAGCGGATCGTGATCGCCCGCGCACTGGCGGTCGGCGCGCGCTTCGTCGTCGCGGACGAGCCGGTCTCGGCGCTCGACGTCTCGGTCCAGTCGCAGGTGCTGAACCTGTTCGTCCGGCTCAAGCGCGAGCTGGACCTGACGTACGTCTTCGTCGCGCACGACCTCGCCGTCGTCGGCTACGTCAGCGATCGGATCGCGGTGATGTACCTCGGCAAGATCGTCGAGCTGGGGCCGGCGCAGGCGCTGATCTCCGCTCCCCGCCACCCCTACACGCGGGCACTGCTGTCGGCGGTGCCGCAGGCGCGCGTCGGCGCCCGCCGCGAACGCACCGCGCTGACCGGCGACGTCCCGAACCCGATCGACCCGCCGTCCGGCTGCCGCTTTCGCACCCGCTGCCCGATGGCGGCGGCGATCTGCGCCGAGCAGGAGCCGCCGCTGCGGACCCACGGCGACGGCCACCTCGCCGCCTGTCACTTCGCCGAGGCCGTCTAGGACCCTAGGGCTCGCCCTCGATCAGCGGCACGAAGCGGACCGCTTCCAGCGCCGTGCGGCGCAGCTCGCCGTCGGCGCCGCGCTCCACCAGCACGAGCTGCTGGCCGCTCGCGCCGACCGGCGCGACGAGCCGGCCGCCGCGTGCGAGCTGGCGTTCGAGCGCCGCCGGCACCTGCGGCCACGCCGCCGCCGCGACGTTGATCGCGTCGAACGGCGCCTGCTCGTCGAGCCCGCGCGAGCCGTCGCCGACGAGCACGGTCACGTTCTCGACGCCCGCCGCGCGCAGGTTGCCCTCCGCGGCGGCGCTCAGCCGGCGGTGCCGCTCGATCGTCCAGACGTGCCGCACGAGCCGGGCCAGCAGCGCCGCGTGGTACCCGGAGCCGGTGCCGACGTCGAGCACGTCGTCGTCTGGTCCGAGGTCGAGCACCTCCAGCATCCGCGCGACGACGAGCGGCTGAGAGATCGTCTGCCCCTGGCCGATCGGCAGCGCGACGTTGTCGTAGGCGCGCTCGCGCAGCGCCTCGGGCACGAACAGCTCGCGCGGCACCGCCGCGATCGCGGCGAGCACGCGCGCGTCGGCGACGACGCTGCGCAGCGATCGCGCCAGCTCGGCTGCCGGATCCATGGACCGGTGTCTTCCCGTCCGCGTCTGGCACCATGCTCTCTCTCGGATGTCAGGGGTCCCGCCGAACATCGTGCGCCGGCGCGTCATGGCGCTGCTCGTGCTCGTCGCCGCGCTGGCGGTCGTCGTCGCGCTCGTCGTCACGGTCGCCGGCGGCGGTGATGACGATCCGGCGTCCGCGCGCGCAGACGCCGGCGCCGCGGCGAAGACGACCGGCGCCAGAGCGCGCGGCGACGGCGGCAGAGCAGGCGGCGGGAGCGCCGCGGGCGCCGCCGCCTCCCCGACCGCCGGGCGCGACATGGGCAGACCGGGGCCGCCGCGCCCGGTCCCGATCCTGATGTACCACGTCACGACCGACCCGCCCGCGAACGCGCCGTTCCCCGACCTCTACGTCAGAGCGTCCGAGTTCGCCGACCAGATGCAGGCGCTGAAGCAGGCGGGCTACGTCGCCGTCACGCAGCAGGAGCTGTGGGACGCGTGGCACAGAGGCGGACCGCTGCCGGCCAGAGCGGTCGTCGTCTCGATCGACGACGGCTACCGCTCCAACTACCTCAACGCCCGCCCGGTGCTGAGAAGACTCGGCTGGCCGGCGGTCCTCAACCTCAAGGTCGGCAACCTCTCCGAGCCCGAGTACGGCCTCACCGACGGGCAGGTGAAGGAGCTGATCGCCGACGGCTGGGAGATCGACTCCCACACGATCGACCACCCCGACCTGACGACCGTCGACGCGGCGACGCTCGCACGCGAGGTCGCGGAGTCGCGCGCCGAGCTGCAGCGCCGCTTCGGCGTCCCGGTCAACTTCTTCTGCTACCCCGCCGGCAGATACGACGACACGGTGATCGCAGCCGTCGAGAGAGCGGGCTACCTCGCCGCCACGACGGTCGAGCCCGGGCTCGCGCAGCCGGACGCCGGCTCGCCGTTCGCGCTCAACCGCGTGCGCGTCAACAGCGGCGTCTCGGGCGCCTCGCTCGTCTCGCAGCTCGCCGACCTCGGCGCGTAGCGCTCAGCCGAGCAGCTCGCCGAGCGCGTGCACGCCGAGCAGCTGGGCGACGTCGGCCGGCGGCTGCGGTCTCGCGAAGTGGAAGCCCTGCGCGATCGGGCAGTGCATCGCCCGCAGCGCCGCCGCCTGGTCGGACGTCTCGACGCCCTCCGCGACGGCGTCGACGCCGAGCGATCGCGCGAGCTGGACGATCGCCGTCACGATCGCGCGGTCCTCCTCGCGCAGGACGACCCCATCGATGAACGATCTGTCGATCTTCAACACGTCGATCGGCAGCAGCTCGCGCAGGTGGCTGAGCGACGAGTAGCCGACGCCGAAGTCGTCGATCGCGAGCTTCACGCCGACCCGCTTGAGCGTCTGCAGCGACTCGATCGCCGCTGCTGGATCGGCCATCACCGCGCTCTCGGTGATCTCCAGGCAGAGCCGGTCGGCGGGCAGGCGCGCGCCGTCGATCGCCCCGCGCACCGTCGCCTCCAGATCTGAGGCGCCGAGCTGGCGGACCGACAGGTTGACCGCGACGACGACGCCGTCGCCGCCGCTCTCGGCGTTCCAGTGCGCGGCCTGCCGGCACGCCTCGCGCAGCACCCACGCGCCGATCGGGACGATCAGGCCGCTCTGCTCGGCGATCGGGATGAAGCGCGCCGGCGAGATCGGACCGTGCTGCGGGTGCTCCCACCGCAGCAGCGCCTCGACCGCGACGATCCGGCCGCTCTCGAGCGAGACCTCGGGCTGGTAGACGACGCGCAGCTGGTTGCGCGCGAGCGCCTCCCGCAGGCCGCTCTCCAGCTCCAGCCGGTCGACCGCGCGCCGGCGCATCGACGCGTCGAAGATCTCCGTGCGGGCCTTGCCGCGCTCCTTCGCGCGGTACATCGCCGCGTCGGCGTCGCGCAGCAGCGTGTCGGGCGAGCGGTCGGGATCCTCGGGTCGCGCGAGCGCGATGCCGAAGCTGGCGGTCACGAACCGCTGCTCGCCGTCGAGCACGAACGGCGCCCGCAGCGCGGTCGCCATCCGGTCGGCGATACGGTTCGCCGGCTCGGTGTCGGCGACGCGCTCGAGGCAGACGGCCAGCTCGTCGCCGCCGAAGCGGGCGAGCAGGTCCTCGGGGCGCAGCACGCGCCGCAGCCGCTCGGAGACGTTGCGCAGCAGCCGGTCGCCGGCGTCGTGTCCGAGCGAGTCGTTGATGACCTTGAAGTTGTCGAGGTCGACGAAGATCACCGCGACGCCGCTGTCGTGCTCGCGGGCGAGGTCGAGCGCCTCCTGCAGCCGCTTGGTCAGCAGCGCGCGATTCGGCAGGCCGGTCAGCGGGTCGTGGTGGGCCTGGTGGGCGAGCTGCTGCTCGAACTGCTTGCGCGACGTGACGTCGAGCAGCTGCACGACCCAGTGCGAT encodes:
- a CDS encoding ABC transporter ATP-binding protein, translating into MSDVLVRARDLRVHFPLGGGVLSRSSAQVRAVDGVELEIRRGETLGLVGESGCGKSTLGRALVRLVRPTGGSVEFDGTDVARLPRRGRGRGDGSGRDGRGALAREMQIVFQDPVGSLNPRMKVGAIVAEGLASNRIGTRASRRELVVEMLERVGLGSDAVDRYPHEFSGGQRQRIVIARALAVGARFVVADEPVSALDVSVQSQVLNLFVRLKRELDLTYVFVAHDLAVVGYVSDRIAVMYLGKIVELGPAQALISAPRHPYTRALLSAVPQARVGARRERTALTGDVPNPIDPPSGCRFRTRCPMAAAICAEQEPPLRTHGDGHLAACHFAEAV
- a CDS encoding ABC transporter ATP-binding protein, with the translated sequence MTDGTLLTVERLDVRFRTAGGWTQVVDGVDLTVGAGETLCVVGESGSGKSVTALALMGLLDAGAARVEGRIDFGGRDLAALSERDWQRVRGNDVAMIFQEPMSSLNPVLRIGDQIAESVLLHSDADKAAADRRAVELLRLVGIPAPERRARDYPHQLSGGMRQRVMIAIALSCSPRLLIADEPTTALDVTIQAQILELIGELRERLEMAVLLITHDLGVVAETADRVAVMYAGKIVEQGDVKAVFEDPQHPYTAALLRAIPVLGSTYAEPLYAIPGTVPSPGGWPDGCRFAARCEHVHAACAQDPPAFARGSHFARCWLRDPDAEERR
- a CDS encoding ABC transporter permease; the protein is MSAPATVATAAEVEVGATGASARRRVRLSPMLRTPIAIAGLSIVLLTVFVAVAGPWIWTTDPYAADAARLQPPSWAHPMGTDELGRDTLARVIYGARVSLEVGLSAVGVAALLGSLIGLVAAFYGRWVDTALMRFVDVLFALPALVLAIVVAGLLGPSRTNAMLAIGIAYAPAFARVVRSAALSVMTQPYIEAARALGTSSATTIRRHLLPNVMAPLVVMASTYLGTAILAEASLSFLGLGTQPPQPSWGGMLSSARTYMLVSPWVAIFPGLAIMVVVLGVNLLGDALRDGLDPKLRGRR
- a CDS encoding LacI family DNA-binding transcriptional regulator, whose translation is MAVTSRDIAREIGLSQSTVSRALRGDPRVTPATRERVREAAERLRYVPDAAARTLTTGRTQIVGVVVADITNPFYPEIVEVLHGELGQEGYATVLLNEPRADDLAGQLRGRSVDGLIVVSALLDEQFARQLSRLGMPVVLLNRDVDDTAVDCVVSDNVAGGALAADHLLALGHRRIGLVAGPANTSTARDRERGMRQALAQHGVPLDDSLRRSGSFSHHSGHQGCLELLRLPQPPTALVCASDVVAFGALDAAKRLGVAVPERLAVVGYDDVAMAGWEAFSLTTIRQPMAQMARRAVQLLMERLRPGTSGEEPQREVFPPHLVKRETTAPPA
- a CDS encoding polysaccharide deacetylase family protein yields the protein MSGVPPNIVRRRVMALLVLVAALAVVVALVVTVAGGGDDDPASARADAGAAAKTTGARARGDGGRAGGGSAAGAAASPTAGRDMGRPGPPRPVPILMYHVTTDPPANAPFPDLYVRASEFADQMQALKQAGYVAVTQQELWDAWHRGGPLPARAVVVSIDDGYRSNYLNARPVLRRLGWPAVLNLKVGNLSEPEYGLTDGQVKELIADGWEIDSHTIDHPDLTTVDAATLAREVAESRAELQRRFGVPVNFFCYPAGRYDDTVIAAVERAGYLAATTVEPGLAQPDAGSPFALNRVRVNSGVSGASLVSQLADLGA
- a CDS encoding ABC transporter permease, which produces MARYLASRVAQLGLTLLGVSVVIFLLVRLLPGDVLDASSGDTVAGSSEGRDALREALGLADPLPVQYFDWIKGLVTGDLGVSLRSGEPLANLLSTALPMTLEIVLLGVAIALLVGIPLGVLSAVRSGRAIDYVGRAIGMIGVSLPSFWLATLMLLVTSSAFGWVPSSTYISPFEDPLGNLAALILPALCISVYMLALVMRMVRATMLEVLGEDYVRTARAKGAAPRTVVVRHALRNALLPVITVSAFEVGVLLASTALIEVVFGLPGLGNLLVQGIFNRDYAVIQTVTLLLAATFVLMNLIADVLYALVDPRVELR
- a CDS encoding protein-L-isoaspartate(D-aspartate) O-methyltransferase is translated as MDPAAELARSLRSVVADARVLAAIAAVPRELFVPEALRERAYDNVALPIGQGQTISQPLVVARMLEVLDLGPDDDVLDVGTGSGYHAALLARLVRHVWTIERHRRLSAAAEGNLRAAGVENVTVLVGDGSRGLDEQAPFDAINVAAAAWPQVPAALERQLARGGRLVAPVGASGQQLVLVERGADGELRRTALEAVRFVPLIEGEP
- a CDS encoding ABC transporter substrate-binding protein — its product is MRMRDLRPSRRELLQGGGAAVGLLGLGGVLSACGGGESTSRAGSSQAAATGERGGEITWGLAADPVFMVPFGATLGATREATEPIYESLLTWDRDLRIVPALAASYSSPDDTTYEFVLRDGARFHDGRPVRASDVVYSIGLQRRPPPPGTPDMAVHVPAIKDVVAVDERTVRISMDGPDARLPGFLAWGRHSSIVPEGMYDDIDPRTEANGTGPFRLVGYKQNDRVTFEANRDYWQSSMPGVDRMTLRVMTDEQGRLAALRAGDIDGCSVSPDLSEVLAADPNVEVLKGLVAAHRELQFTIKTGERKPWHDKRVRQAINHAIDRQDLIERVYAGSAEFSGVVPPGYGDWPLADEELRSDLLAHDPERARALLAAAGFGDGFTIELEVASTTTDLVKTAEILQQQLADVGVELKIRPIELAAFAKNNGEGRFDLHLTYRGMRGDVAGYVSDFDPSQPLYRDVWFPGATDVDPELGRLIRQGATTIAEADRRPIYEQVQRLALAEALHVPLCNPYKFQAVSKRVSGMYVAYTDFNPGLATARVTAS
- a CDS encoding putative bifunctional diguanylate cyclase/phosphodiesterase, giving the protein MASSAPVAGGHARDAVRRALAWFPSGRSLPDAVWERRHRGLLILLWAHVPALFVFALATGNPLQHALLEVVPIALCALVGQREQLGRRGRAAAVTIGLLTCSAVLVHLWDGTIEAHFHYFVMVVALAAYEEWFPYLLAFGYVVLQHGLMGMMEPDSVYAHGTDDDRSPWFWAAIHGGFIAALGFASMVTWRANESVRAHLAASEQRFHRAFDDAPIGMALIGLDGRFREVNRSLASLTGYGAGKLVQLRLWDLSPADVRAEDHAAWPPSAGMEAVEQRFQRADGTIGWGLWRYSLVQDESGIASHWVVQLLDVTSRKQFEQQLAHQAHHDPLTGLPNRALLTKRLQEALDLAREHDSGVAVIFVDLDNFKVINDSLGHDAGDRLLRNVSERLRRVLRPEDLLARFGGDELAVCLERVADTEPANRIADRMATALRAPFVLDGEQRFVTASFGIALARPEDPDRSPDTLLRDADAAMYRAKERGKARTEIFDASMRRRAVDRLELESGLREALARNQLRVVYQPEVSLESGRIVAVEALLRWEHPQHGPISPARFIPIAEQSGLIVPIGAWVLREACRQAAHWNAESGGDGVVVAVNLSVRQLGASDLEATVRGAIDGARLPADRLCLEITESAVMADPAAAIESLQTLKRVGVKLAIDDFGVGYSSLSHLRELLPIDVLKIDRSFIDGVVLREEDRAIVTAIVQLARSLGVDAVAEGVETSDQAAALRAMHCPIAQGFHFARPQPPADVAQLLGVHALGELLG